A DNA window from Hemitrygon akajei chromosome 26, sHemAka1.3, whole genome shotgun sequence contains the following coding sequences:
- the LOC140716978 gene encoding uncharacterized protein: MPFTCSDCGKVFTHSSTLQRHQRVHTGEKPFTCSECGKGFTDSHYLVKHSRIHTGEKPFVCSECGKGFTESSNLKVHQRVHTGEKPFTCSECGKRFTQLSQLKVHQRIHTRVRPFTCSECGKGFADSDSLVKHSRIHTGEKPFTCSECGKRFTQSSNLKVHQRVHTGEKPFSCLECGKGFTKSGTLVRHYQIHTGEKPFTCSECGKGFIQSSHLKAHQQIHTGEKPFSCSECGKGFTLSSNLQRHQRIHTGERPFTCSECGKGFTRSSQLNEHQRVHTEMTPYTCSDCGKGFTRSSTLKRHQRVHTGERPFTCSECGKGFTDSYSLVKHSQIHTGEKPFICSECGKGFTDSYSLVKHSRIHTGEKPFTCSECGKGFTDSYSLVKHSRIHTGEKPFTCSECGKGFTDSHSLVKHNRTHTGEKPIMCSECGKGFADSHSLVKHSRIHTGEKPFTCSECGKGFADSHSLVKHSRIHTGEKPFTCSECGKGFTDSHSLVKHSRIHTGEKPFMCSECGKGFTESSNLKVHQRVHTGEKPFSCSECGKRFTQLSQLKVHQRIHSQERPFTCSECGKDFPDSDSLVKHYRIHTGEKPFTCSECGKGFTQSSNLKVHQRVHTGERPFTCFECGKEFAWLSGLITHQRVHTGEKPFSCLKCGKRFTKSDTLVRHYQIHTGEKPFMCSECGKGFIQSSNLKAHQRIHTGERPFSCSECGKGFTRSSDFKVHQRIHTGEKPFSCSECGKGFTRSSDFKVHQRFHTGEKPFTCSECGKGFAQSSHLKAHQRIHSGEKSFRCSECGKGFTRISDFKVHQQIHTGGHHSPVLNVGKDLLRHVY, translated from the coding sequence atgccattcacctgctcagactgtgggaaggtattcactcactcgtccacactacagagacaccagcgagtccacactggggagaagccattcacttgctccgaatgtgggaagggattcactgattcacactaccttgtgaagcacagccgaattcacactggggagaagccattcgtgtgctccgaatgtgggaagggattcactgagtcatctaacctgaaggtacatcagcgagttcacactggggagaaacccttcacgtgctctgaatgtgggaaaagattcactcagttatctcaactgaaggtacatcagcgaattcacactcgTGTGAGGCCATtcacgtgctctgaatgtgggaagggattcgctgattcagactcccttgtgaagcacagccgaattcacactggggagaagccattcacgtgctccgaatgtgggaaaagattcactcagtcatctaatctgaaggtacatcagcgagttcacactggggagaaaccgttcagctgcttggaatgtgggaaggggttcacaaAGTCAGGCACCCTTGTGAGGCACtaccaaattcacactggggagaagccattcacgtgctctgaatgtgggaaaggattcattcagtcatctcatctgaaggcccatcagcaaattcacactggggagaaaccattcagctgctctgaatgtgggaagggattcactctgtcatccaacctacagagacaccagcgaattcacactggagagaggccattcacctgctctgaatgtgggaaggggttcactcggtcatctcaactgaatgaacaccagcgagttcacactgaaatGACGCCgtacacctgctcagactgtgggaagggattcactcgctcatccacactaaagagacaccagcgagttcacaccggggagaggccattcacttgctctgaatgcgggaagggattcactgattcatactcccttgtgaagcacagccaaattcacactggggagaagccatttatTTGCTCTgaatgcgggaagggattcactgattcatactcccttgtgaagcacagccgaattcacactggggagaagccattcacttgctctgaatgcgggaagggattcactgattcatactcccttgtgaagcacagccgaattcacactggggagaagccattcacgtgctctgaatgtggtaagggattcactgattcacactcccttgtgaagcacaaccgaactcacactggggagaagccaatcatgtgctctgaatgtgggaagggattcgctgattcacactcccttgtgaagcacagccgaattcacactggggagaagccattcacatgctctgaatgtgggaagggtttCGCTGATTCACactcccttgtgaagcacagccgaattcacactggggagaagccattcacatgctctgaatgtgggaagggattcactgattcacactcccttgtgaagcacagccgaattcacactggggagaagccattcatgtgctctgaatgtgggaagggattcactgagtcatcgaacctgaaggtacatcagcgtgttcacactggggagaagcccttctcgtgctctgaatgtgggaaaagattcactcagttgtctcaactgaaggtacatcagcgaattcactcTCAGGAGAgaccattcacatgctctgaatgtgggaaggactTCCCTGATTCAGACTCCCTTGTGAAGCACtaccgaattcacactggggagaagccattcacgtgctctgaatgtgggaaaggattcactcagtcatctaatctgaaggtacatcagcgagttcacactggggagaggccgttcacatgCTTCGAATGTGGGAAGGAATTTGCTTGGTTATCTGGACTGATTACacatcagcgagtccacactggggagaaaccgtttaGCTGCTtgaaatgtgggaagcgattcacaaAGTCAGACACCCTTGTGAGACACtaccaaattcacactggggagaagccattcatgtgctctgaatgtgggaaaggattcattcagtcatctaatctgaaggcacaccagcgaattcacactggggagaggccgttcagctgctctgaatgtgggaagggattcactcggtcatcagaCTTTAAAGTACATCaaagaattcacactggggagaaaccattcagctgctctgaatgtgggaagggattcactcggtcatctgactttAAAGTACATCaacgatttcacactggggagaagccattcacgtgctctgaatgtgggaaaggattcgctcagtcatctcatctgaaggcacatcagcgaattcacagtgGGGAGAAGTCATTCCGCTGCTCTGAGtgcgggaaggggttcactcgGATATCAGACTTTAAAGTACATcaacaaattcacactgggggACACCACTCACCTGTTctaaatgtgggaaaggatttgctcAGACATGTCTATTGa
- the LOC140716980 gene encoding uncharacterized protein: protein MPFTCSDCGKGFTQSSQTEVHRRIHTGEWPFVCSACGKRFTWSSNLVRHYRVHTGERPFTCSECGKGFARSYQLIEHQRVHTGEKPFSCSECGRRFKESDTLVKHYRIHTGEKPFTCSECGKGFTRSSDVKIHQRIHTGEKPFICSECAKGFTHSSSLVKHCRIHTGEKPFICSDCGKGFTDSSKLVRHYPIHTGEKPFRCSECGKGFTRSTSLVKHSQIHTREKLFTCPDCGKEFTRSSDFKEHQQIHTGDSPVLNVGMDSHIHLN, encoded by the coding sequence atgccattcacctgctcagactgtgggaagggattcactcaatcatctcaaaCGGAGGTGCATcggcgaattcacactggggagtggccattcgtGTGCTCtgcatgtgggaagagattcacttggtcatctaaCCTTGTGAGGCACTACcgcgttcacactggggagaggccattcacttgctcagaatgtgggaagggatttgctcgGTCATATCAACTGattgaacatcagcgagttcacactggggagaaaccattcagctgctctgaatgtgggaggagattcaAAGAATCAGACACACTTGTGAAACACtaccgaattcacactggggagaagccattcacgtgctctgaatgtgggaagggattcactcggtcatcagaTGTTAAAATACAtcaacgaattcacactggggagaaaccattcatctgctctgaatgtgcgaagggattcactcactcatccagtCTTGTGAAGCACTGCcgaattcacaccggggagaaaccgttcatctgctcagattgtgggaagggattcactgactcatccaaaCTTGTGAGGCACTAcccaattcacactggggagaagccattcagatgttctgaatgtgggaagggattcactcggtcaaccAGCCTTGTGAAGCACAGCCAAATTCACACCAGGGAGAAACTGTTCACCTGCCCAGATTGCGGGAAGGAATTCACTCGGTCCTCAGACTTTAAAGAACATCAACAAATTCACACTGGCGACTCACCTGTTCTGAATGTGGGAATGGATTCGCACATACATCTCAATTGa